From the genome of Impatiens glandulifera chromosome 9, dImpGla2.1, whole genome shotgun sequence, one region includes:
- the LOC124914631 gene encoding AT-hook motif nuclear-localized protein 19-like, with protein MANRWWTEVQLGLQAATVAGAAAKQNGKSSEEVEEEPNEGAVVGPIRRPRGRPAGSKNKPKPPIIITRDSPNGLRSHVIEVSSGADMVQSISRFARRNQRGVSVLSGSGTVTGVTLRQPATPGAVVALQGSFDILSLTGTFLPEPAPPGSTGLTVYLAGGQGQVVGGCVMGQLIASGPVIIIAATFSTATYERLPIDQYEQEQEQEEEGQSSEQGKLPDAVGGGGGGLGFAAPFMRPMYNLTPNLTGNGGQQLITQDGSCFPNWTHHHHVRPDPNYNYQLQ; from the coding sequence ATGGCCAATCGGTGGTGGACGGAAGTCCAATTGGGCCTGCAAGCGGCGACGGTGGCGGGGGCAGCAGCCAAACAGAATGGAAAATCCTCCGAAGAAGTAGAAGAGGAGCCCAATGAAGGTGCTGTCGTTGGACCCATTCGGAGACCCAGGGGCCGGCCGGCAGGGTCCAAGAACAAGCCGAAGCCACCGATCATCATCACACGTGACAGTCCCAACGGTCTTCGTAGTCACGTGATAGAAGTTTCAAGCGGTGCTGACATGGTACAGAGTATTTCCCGTTTCGCCCGCCGGAATCAGCGTGGCGTCTCTGTTCTCAGCGGGAGCGGGACCGTTACAGGCGTCACATTACGTCAGCCAGCTACACCAGGAGCCGTTGTAGCCCTACAAGGAAGCTTCGATATTCTGTCCCTAACCGGCACCTTCTTACCTGAACCGGCCCCACCCGGCTCAACCGGCCTCACCGTCTATCTGGCGGGCGGACAAGGCCAGGTAGTGGGAGGCTGCGTCATGGGCCAGTTAATAGCCTCAGGACCGGTCATTATTATAGCCGCCACATTTTCTACCGCAACTTACGAGAGATTGCCTATAGACCAATatgaacaagaacaagaacaagaagaagaaggccaAAGCTCAGAACAGGGTAAGTTACCGGATGCtgtcggcggcggcggcggaggatTGGGTTTTGCGGCACCATTTATGCGGCCCATGTACAATTTGACACCAAATTTGACGGGAAATGGTGGGCAGCAACTTATTACCCAAGATGGAAGCTGCTTCCCTAATTGgactcatcatcatcatgttcGTCCTGATcctaattataattatcaaCTGCAATGa
- the LOC124914629 gene encoding protein PSK SIMULATOR 3, with amino-acid sequence MVAQPSFLKKMGNQVSSNLKHTFLAEPTKRTESIKHPVNRETIGILSFEVANVISKTVHLHKSVTDREVSKLKNEIFKSQGMKYLISSDESYLLELTVAEKLDDLNRVAGVISRLGKKCSLPALQGFEHVFGDLVSGAINVRALEFLVKDMEAMVKKMERYVSSTAKLYNELAVLDELEQALKKFQLNQHEESRKVFEQKLMWQKQDVRHLKNISLWNQSYDKVVELLARTICTVYVRIRLAFGDAIFMRESSPGCSVSPSEFNDGVSTYSSRTSFRLGAVERAVTDRTVRNSKMHPSSRRPEVSLFRAEDFNFACGTGPGRLFMECISLSSSISEDDEEENDMNRSPTSGCCKWNTPNSASVLNRDHIGTTTGSFSKWNTVPNANASVLSPKGRLSKYALSSTVGGSALALHYANVVMIIEKLLRYPHLIGEEARDDLYQMLPSSLRMSLKTKLKSYLKSLAIFDAPLAHDWKEKLDNVLNWLAPLAHNMIRWQSERNFEQQQIVSRTNVLLLQTLYFADRKKTEEAICQLLVGLNYICRYEHQQTALLDCSSSFDFDNCTDWQIEDHHHP; translated from the coding sequence ATGGTGGCTCAGCCCTCTTTTCTCAAGAAAATGGGAAACCAGGTAAGTTCGAATCTCAAGCATACTTTCCTCGCAGAACCCACTAAGAGAACAGAAAGCATTAAACACCCAGTAAACAGAGAAACCATAGGAATCTTATCCTTTGAAGTTGCCAATGTTATTTCCAAAACCGTTCATCTCCACAAGTCCGTAACCGACCGCGAGGTCTCCAAACTAAAAAACGAGATCTTCAAGTCCCAAGGAATGAAATACCTCATTTCCTCCGATGAGTCTTACCTTCTAGAGCTCACCGTCGCAGAAAAACTCGACGACCTGAACCGGGTCGCCGGCGTTATCTCAAGGCTGGGGAAAAAATGTTCGTTACCAGCCCTTCAAGGGTTCGAGCATGTATTCGGCGATCTAGTTAGTGGGGCAATCAATGTTAGGGCATTGGAGTTTTTAGTCAAGGACATGGAAGCTATGGTGAAGAAAATGGAGAGGTACGTTAGCTCCACCGCGAAGCTTTACAACGAATTGGCGGTTCTGGATGAGTTGGAGCAGGCATTGAAGAAGTTTCAGCTGAATCAACATGAAGAGAGCCGGAAGGTGTTCGAACAAAAGCTCATGTGGCAGAAACAGGATGTGAGACATCTCAAGAACATTTCTCTCTGGAATCAATCCTATGATAAGGTTGTAGAATTGCTGGCCAGGACTATCTGCACTGTATATGTCCGGATTCGATTAGCTTTCGGAGATGCCATTTTCATGAGAGAATCTTCTCCCGGTTGTTCCGTTTCCCCTTCAGAATTCAACGACGGTGTCAGTACTTACAGCTCAAGAACAAGTTTCCGATTAGGCGCGGTTGAAAGAGCTGTGACTGATCGAACCGTGAGAAATAGCAAGATGCATCCTTCTTCTCGCAGGCCTGAGGTGTCTCTGTTTCGAGCCGAAGATTTCAACTTCGCATGTGGGACTGGTCCAGGAAGATTGTTCATGGAGTGTATTAGTTTGAGCAGTTCAATTTCAGaagacgatgaagaagaaaatgacaTGAATCGCAGCCCAACATCGGGCTGCTGTAAATGGAATACACCGAATTCTGCCTCGGTTCTGAACAGAGACCACATTGGGACAACAACAGGTAGTTTTTCTAAATGGAATACAGTACCAAATGCAAATGCCTCAGTTCTGAGCCCGAAAGGTAGGCTGTCGAAGTACGCCCTTTCGTCAACAGTGGGTGGGTCGGCTCTGGCACTGCATTACGCAAACGTGGTAATGATTATAGAGAAATTACTTCGTTACCCACATTTGATAGGGGAGGAAGCTAGGGACGATCTATACCAGATGCTTCCGAGCAGTCTGAGAATGTCTTTGAAAACGAAGCTGAAGTCTTATCTAAAGTCTTTGGCGATATTCGACGCTCCCCTTGCCCATGATTGGAAAGAGAAGCTGGATAATGTTCTGAACTGGTTGGCTCCTTTAGCGCATAACATGATAAGGTGGCAGAGCGAGCGTAACTTTGAACAGCAGCAGATCGTGTCTCGGACGAATGTTCTTCTGCTACAGACTTTGTATTTTGCTGATAGGAAAAAGACTGAGGAAGCTATCTGCCAACTGCTTGTGGGATTGAACTATATATGTCGGTATGAACATCAGCAGACTGCTCTTTTGGATTGTTCTAGtagttttgattttgataattgtACAGATTGGCAAATAGAAGACCATCATCATCCATAG
- the LOC124916726 gene encoding uncharacterized protein At4g14450, chloroplastic-like, translated as MAETKTRSSGARRRQSSRLQSRAPASIKISPLSNWNVVIPLLSPLVASPEARDWPEEVRNQPEKEPEEKPVIFKKWQHPAAPFSYESTPPLMVPFICTAGSSQG; from the coding sequence ATGGCTGAGACGAAGACGAGAAGTTCCGGTGCACGGCGGCGACAATCCAGTCGACTACAGAGCAGGGCTCCGGCGTCGATAAAGATTAGTCCTCTCTCTAATTGGAACGTTGTCATTCCTCTCCTTTCGCCACTCGTGGCTTCGCCGGAGGCGCGTGACTGGCCGGAAGAGGTTAGAAATCAACCGGAGAAAGAGCCGGAGGAGAAGCCGGTCATCTTCAAGAAATGGCAGCATCCGGCGGCTCCTTTTTCCTACGAATCGACTCCTCCTCTAATGGTGCCTTTTATTTGTACTGCAGGCAGCAGCCAAGGATAG